Proteins from a single region of Strix uralensis isolate ZFMK-TIS-50842 chromosome 12, bStrUra1, whole genome shotgun sequence:
- the LRP3 gene encoding low-density lipoprotein receptor-related protein 3 isoform X5: MIGPSSKREEYKVCGSSIPPSFISARDHVWIYFHSDASSSGQAQGFRLSYIRGKIGQAVCQSDEFRCANGKCIPSTWKCNSMDECGDNSDERNCTVPPTEPPSSICPSGMFQCSAAHSTKCLMNELRCNSVKDCSDGSDEDNCPDLSCGKRLGNFYGSFASPDLFRADHSRSDLRCTWYVDTQDNRHVLLQLDLQLGYNDYVKVYDGIEERGDKLMQTFSYHNNRHSVSVESSKGQLTVSYHARSKSTGHGFNATYQVKGYCLPWEHPCGSDEECFTDKQHCDGWWHCPNGKDEENCPACQKNEYPCEGNSGLCYSILDRCNNQKNCPDGSDEKNCFTCQPGNFHCGTNLCIFETWRCDGQEDCQDGSDEHNCLVIVPRKVITAALIGSLVCGLLLVIALGCAFKLYSLRTREYRAFETQMTRLEAEFVRREAPPSYGQLIAQGLIPPVEDFPVYNASQASVLQNIRTAMRRQMRRHSSRRSSSRRRLGRLWNRLFHRPRVRGQIPLLTPARTSQTTLGDGIINRADGTVRSPPPSPEGPGLEANAHGQARGIQEAGCSSLQPETEITEPSPSNVLPNTCTAAHAEPEAGHADKSSGAETSGSELKQSSKVDSGKAFRDPLSESVTETIHGGSASRRTVPEDSSLSRSHPLSEEPCRLPLKKWESAYPDSPVHVHIQVDGQNRCCPNSYREEPLGIHAACCHSVEVPMLESSTPLSEINTSDDESLLVC; encoded by the exons ATGATTGGCCCCTCTTCCAAGAGGGAGGAGTACAAAGTGTGTGGATCTTCCATACCTCCGTCTTTCATCTCTGCAAGGGACCATGTTTGGATATATTTTCACTCAGATGCATCAAGCTCAGGACAGGCTCAGGGATTTCGCCTTTCTTATATTAGAG GAAAGATAGGTCAGGCTGTATGCCAGTCAGATGAATTCCGTTGTGCAAATGGAAAGTGTATTCCCAGTACTTGGAAGTGTAATTCCATGGATGAGTGTGGTGATAACTCGGATGAGAGAAACTGCACTGTCCCTCCAACAGAGCCTCCGTCCAGCATCTGTCCCTCAGGAATGTTCCAGTGCAGTGCAGCCCACTCCACCAAGTGCTTGATGAACGAGCTGAGATGTAATTCAGTTAAGGATTGCAGTGATGGTTCAGATGAAGATAATTGTCCTGATCTTTCCTGTGGCAAAAGGCTGGGTAACTTTTATGGATCTTTTGCTTCCCCAGACTTATTCCGTGCTGATCACAGCAGATCAGACCTTCGTTGCACATGGTACGTGGACACACAAGATAATCGACATGTTCTGTTGCAGCTTGATTTGCAGTTAGGCTACAATGACTACGTAAAGGTGTATGATGGCATTGAAGAGAGAGGTGATAAAttaatgcaaacattttcatACCACAACAATAGGCATTCAGTGAGCGTGGAGTCATCAAAGGGCCAGCTCACTGTCTCCTATCATGCCCGCTCCAAGAGCACTGGCCATGGGTTCAATGCAACCTATCAGGTGAAAGGCTATTGCCTTCCTTGGGAACACCCTTGTGGAAGCGATGAGGAGTGTTTCACAGATAAGCAGCATTGTGATGGGTGGTGGCACTGTCCAAATGGTAAGGACGAGGAGAACTGTCCTGCTTGCCAGAAGAACGAATACCCATGTGAAGGAAACAGTGGGCTTTGTTACTCAATACTTGACCGCTGTAATAACCAAAAGAACTGCCCAGATGGCTCGGATGAAAAAAACTGCTTTACTTGCCAGCCAGGAAACTTCCATTGTGGTACAAATCTGTGCATCTTTGAGACTTGGCGCTGCGACGGCCAAGAAGACTGCCAGGATGGAAGTGATGAACATAACTGCCTGGTGATCGTTCCCAGGAAGGTCATCACAGCTGCACTGATCGGGAGTCTCGTGTGTGGCTTGCTGCTGGTGATAGCACTGGGTTGTGCATTTAAATTATATTCTCTGAGGACCAGGGAATACAG AGCATTTGAGACCCAGATGACGCGACTGGAGGCAGAGTTTGTGCGGCGGGAAGCTCCACCTTCCTATGGGCAGCTGATTGCACAAGGACTTATCCCCCCAGTTGAAGACTTCCCTGTGTACAATGCTTCACAA GCTTCTGTGCTGCAGAACATTCGAACAGCCATGAGGAGGCAGATGAGACGACACTCGTCAAGACGGAGCTCATCTCGGCGGCGCTTGGGCAGGCTCTGGAACAGACTCTTCCACAGACCTCGGGTGAGAGGACAGATCCCGCTCCTGACACCTGCCCGCACTTCACAGACTACCCTCGGTGATGGAATCATTAACCGTGCTGATGGGACTGTTCGGAGTCCTCCACCTTCTCCCGAAGGACCTGGTTTAGAGGCAAATGCCCATGGCCAAGCCAGGGGCATACAAGAAGCTGGATGCAGCAGTTTGCAGCCAGAGACTGAAATCACAGAGCCATCGCCTTCAAATGTCTTACCGAATACTTGCACAGCAGCACACGCAGAGCCTGAGGCTGGACACGCTGATAAATCTTCAGGTGCTGAGACCTCTGGCAGTGAGCTTAAGCAGTCCAGTAAAGTGGATTCAGGAAAAGCTTTCAGAGATCCTTTATCTGAAAGTGTTACAGAAACAATCCATGGAGGGTCAGCATCCAGAAGGACTGTCCCTGAGGACAGTAGTTTAAGTAGAAGTCATCCGCTGAGTGAAGAGCCATGTAGGTTACCCTTAAAAAAGTGGGAGTCTGCTTATCCAGACAGCCCTGTGCATGTTCATATCCAAGTGGATGGACAAAACCGATGTTGCCCTAACTCATACCGGGAGGAGCCTTTGGGTATTCATGCGGCTTGTTGCCATTCTGTGGAAGTGCCAATGTTAGAGTCCTCTACTCCCCTCTCTGAAATCAATACCAGTGATGATGAATCTTTACTGGTTTGCTAA